A genomic window from Gossypium hirsutum isolate 1008001.06 chromosome D12, Gossypium_hirsutum_v2.1, whole genome shotgun sequence includes:
- the LOC121224620 gene encoding pyruvate kinase isozyme A, chloroplastic isoform X2: MAVATSDSILARSLITDRRSTNFGLKNEVCRGKVVPCRAGGKVKGKGKGRVEVKAAVQIGGLEEVKKAKEEMGLDVVSEEELREKGFLGMRKTKLVCTIGPACCSPQDLEKLALGGMNVARLNMCHNTRDWHRDVIKKINQLNEEKGFCVSVMIDTEGSQIHVLDHGAPSSVKAEEGSTWLFTAQKLEGSPPFTIQANYEGFSEGIEVGDELVIDGGMASFQVIEKVGNDLRCKCTDSGLFLPRAKFSFWRNGKLVARNSELPTLSKKDWADIEFGVSEGVDFIALSFVNDADPVRQLKNYLYMRSTRVLAKVESLESLQKLKEIVEASDGIMVARGDLGVEIPYEQIPTVQEEITRVCREMNKPVIVASQLLESMVEYPTPTRAEVADVSEAVRQYADALMLSGESAIGPYGQKALSILQMASSRMELWSREENRQSILHQRRLGVSLPDRIAEQICNCAVEMANNLGVDAIFVYTKHGQMASLLSRNRPYPPIFAFTSDNGTRMALNLQWGVIPLLVELSDDDMEANISTTIELIRRKGLLKPGDVVMVVSDLTPTHINSTAFQSIQVKTVV, from the exons ATGGCGGTAGCCACCAGCGATTCAATTCTTGCTCGTAGTCTGATAACTGATAGAAGATCCACAAATTTTGGTCTAAAAAATGAAGTTTGTAGGGGCAAGGTCGTACCTTGCAGGGCTGGAGGTAAAGTCAAGGGCAAGGGAAAGGGTAGGGTGGAAGTCAAAGCAGCAGTGCAAATTGGTGGTTTAGAGGAAGTAaagaaagcaaaagaagaaatGGGTTTGGATGTAGTATCGGAGGAGGAGTTGCGAGAAAAGGGTTTCTTGGGGATGAGGAAGACAAAGCTTGTTTGCACCATAGGGCCGGCTTGTTGTTCACCGCAGGATTTGGAGAAGTTGGCATTGGGTGGAATGAATGTGGCTAGGCTTAATATGTGTCATAACACCCGGGATTGGCACCGTGATGTGATTAAGAAGATCAACCAGTTGAATGAAGAAAAGGGGTTCTGTGTTTCTGTTATGATCGATACTGAAGGTAGTCAGATCCATGTGCTTGATCATGGTGCTCCTTCTTCTGTGAAAGCAGAG GAAGGTTCCACCTGGTTATTTACTGCTCAAAAGCTTGAGGGCTCCCCTCCATTTACAATTCAGGCTAACTATGAAGGTTTTTCAGAAG GTATTGAAGTGGGtgatgaacttgtgattgatggTGGAATGGCTAGCTTTCAAGTAATTGAGAAAGTTGGGAATGATTTGCGTTGTAAGTGTACAGACTCCGGTCTGTTTCTTCCTCGAGCCAAATTTAGCTTTTGGAGAAATGGAAAGCTTGTAGCAAGAAATTCTGAGCTTCCTACTCTATCAAAAAAG GACTGGGCTGACATTGAGTTTGGAGTTTCTGAAGGTGTCGACTTCATTGCCCTCTCTTTCGTCAATGATGCTGATCCTGTTAGGCAGTTGAAGAACTATCTATACATGAG ATCCACAAGGGTATTGGCAAAGGTTGAGAGCTTGGAATCACTACAGAAATTGAAAGAGATTGTAGAGGCTTCCGATGGAATCATGGTGGCTCGTGGTGACCTTGGAGTTGAAATCCCTTATGAACAGATTCCGACAGTTCAAGAGGAAATAACTCGTGTTTGCCGAGAAATGAACAAGCCTGTTATTGTAGCTTCTCAACTTCTTGAATCGATGGTTGAATACCCTACTCCAACACGGGCCGAG GTTGCAGATGTTTCTGAAGCAGTTAGGCAATATGCAGATGCCTTAATGTTATCTGGTGAGTCGGCTATTGGACCATACGGGCAGAAGGCACTTTCTATCTTGCAGATGGCTAGTAGTCGAATGGAACTATGGAGTCGGGAGGAAAACCGACAAAGTATTCTTCATCAGCGCCGGCTTGGTGTGTCATTGCCTGATCGCATTGCTGAGCAGATCTGCAATTGTGCTGTTGAAATGg CCAATAATCTTGGAGTCGATGCCATCTTCGTGTACACGAAGCATGGACAAATGGCATCACTCCTCTCTCGTAACCGTCCATACCCTCCCATATTTGCATTCACAAGCGACAATGGCACCCGTATGGCTCTGAATCTTCAATGGGGAGTAATTCCCCTCCTTGTTGAACTGTCAGATGACGACATGGAAGCGAACATTTCAACGACCATTGAGCTTATAAGAAGAAAAGGCTTGTTGAAACCTGGAGATGTGGTTATGGTGGTCTCAGATTTAACGCCAACCCATATAAATTCCACCGCGTTTCAGTCCATCCAAGTGAAGACGGTTGTTTAA
- the LOC121224620 gene encoding pyruvate kinase isozyme A, chloroplastic isoform X1: MAVATSDSILARSLITDRRSTNFGLKNEVCRGKVVPCRAGGKVKGKGKGRVEVKAAVQIGGLEEVKKAKEEMGLDVVSEEELREKGFLGMRKTKLVCTIGPACCSPQDLEKLALGGMNVARLNMCHNTRDWHRDVIKKINQLNEEKGFCVSVMIDTEGSQIHVLDHGAPSSVKAEEGSTWLFTAQKLEGSPPFTIQANYEGFSEGIEVGDELVIDGGMASFQVIEKVGNDLRCKCTDSGLFLPRAKFSFWRNGKLVARNSELPTLSKKDWADIEFGVSEGVDFIALSFVNDADPVRQLKNYLYMRSSRSTRVLAKVESLESLQKLKEIVEASDGIMVARGDLGVEIPYEQIPTVQEEITRVCREMNKPVIVASQLLESMVEYPTPTRAEVADVSEAVRQYADALMLSGESAIGPYGQKALSILQMASSRMELWSREENRQSILHQRRLGVSLPDRIAEQICNCAVEMANNLGVDAIFVYTKHGQMASLLSRNRPYPPIFAFTSDNGTRMALNLQWGVIPLLVELSDDDMEANISTTIELIRRKGLLKPGDVVMVVSDLTPTHINSTAFQSIQVKTVV, from the exons ATGGCGGTAGCCACCAGCGATTCAATTCTTGCTCGTAGTCTGATAACTGATAGAAGATCCACAAATTTTGGTCTAAAAAATGAAGTTTGTAGGGGCAAGGTCGTACCTTGCAGGGCTGGAGGTAAAGTCAAGGGCAAGGGAAAGGGTAGGGTGGAAGTCAAAGCAGCAGTGCAAATTGGTGGTTTAGAGGAAGTAaagaaagcaaaagaagaaatGGGTTTGGATGTAGTATCGGAGGAGGAGTTGCGAGAAAAGGGTTTCTTGGGGATGAGGAAGACAAAGCTTGTTTGCACCATAGGGCCGGCTTGTTGTTCACCGCAGGATTTGGAGAAGTTGGCATTGGGTGGAATGAATGTGGCTAGGCTTAATATGTGTCATAACACCCGGGATTGGCACCGTGATGTGATTAAGAAGATCAACCAGTTGAATGAAGAAAAGGGGTTCTGTGTTTCTGTTATGATCGATACTGAAGGTAGTCAGATCCATGTGCTTGATCATGGTGCTCCTTCTTCTGTGAAAGCAGAG GAAGGTTCCACCTGGTTATTTACTGCTCAAAAGCTTGAGGGCTCCCCTCCATTTACAATTCAGGCTAACTATGAAGGTTTTTCAGAAG GTATTGAAGTGGGtgatgaacttgtgattgatggTGGAATGGCTAGCTTTCAAGTAATTGAGAAAGTTGGGAATGATTTGCGTTGTAAGTGTACAGACTCCGGTCTGTTTCTTCCTCGAGCCAAATTTAGCTTTTGGAGAAATGGAAAGCTTGTAGCAAGAAATTCTGAGCTTCCTACTCTATCAAAAAAG GACTGGGCTGACATTGAGTTTGGAGTTTCTGAAGGTGTCGACTTCATTGCCCTCTCTTTCGTCAATGATGCTGATCCTGTTAGGCAGTTGAAGAACTATCTATACATGAGGTCATCCAG ATCCACAAGGGTATTGGCAAAGGTTGAGAGCTTGGAATCACTACAGAAATTGAAAGAGATTGTAGAGGCTTCCGATGGAATCATGGTGGCTCGTGGTGACCTTGGAGTTGAAATCCCTTATGAACAGATTCCGACAGTTCAAGAGGAAATAACTCGTGTTTGCCGAGAAATGAACAAGCCTGTTATTGTAGCTTCTCAACTTCTTGAATCGATGGTTGAATACCCTACTCCAACACGGGCCGAG GTTGCAGATGTTTCTGAAGCAGTTAGGCAATATGCAGATGCCTTAATGTTATCTGGTGAGTCGGCTATTGGACCATACGGGCAGAAGGCACTTTCTATCTTGCAGATGGCTAGTAGTCGAATGGAACTATGGAGTCGGGAGGAAAACCGACAAAGTATTCTTCATCAGCGCCGGCTTGGTGTGTCATTGCCTGATCGCATTGCTGAGCAGATCTGCAATTGTGCTGTTGAAATGg CCAATAATCTTGGAGTCGATGCCATCTTCGTGTACACGAAGCATGGACAAATGGCATCACTCCTCTCTCGTAACCGTCCATACCCTCCCATATTTGCATTCACAAGCGACAATGGCACCCGTATGGCTCTGAATCTTCAATGGGGAGTAATTCCCCTCCTTGTTGAACTGTCAGATGACGACATGGAAGCGAACATTTCAACGACCATTGAGCTTATAAGAAGAAAAGGCTTGTTGAAACCTGGAGATGTGGTTATGGTGGTCTCAGATTTAACGCCAACCCATATAAATTCCACCGCGTTTCAGTCCATCCAAGTGAAGACGGTTGTTTAA
- the LOC121224621 gene encoding uncharacterized protein: MVSLQILNPVFSSISISQSSCPGKSDFRKKILNFNSCRSFRSLHRQRSRIYCATQEGDNKSNGEEPPESLFMKELKRRGMTPTSLLEDAKRSNYELNEDMKIGKEMGSSTTRNAVSTEFEKSLSNQRERSMELNSEGLEGLVPRAKLLLTLGGTFFLAFWPLILLTIAFFSALYLYFGPSFIHNGNKTSVSLPQYIDPYELLEDERISETAPRLN; encoded by the exons ATGGTTTCTCTACAGATTCTGAACCCTGTCTTCTCTTCCATTTCGATTTCCCAGTCAAGTTGTCCTGGAAAATCTGATTTCAGGAAGAAAATTCTCAACTTTAATAGTTGTAGAAGCTTCAGGTCCTTGCATAGGCAAAGATCTAGAATCTATTGTGCTACTCAAGAAGGTGACAACAAAAGCAATG GGGAAGAGCCTCCTGAGTCGCTGTTTATGAAGGAGTTGAAGAGGAGGGGGATGACGCCCACTTCACTGCTGGAGGATGCCAAAAGATCCAATTATGAATTGAATGAGGATATGAAAATAGGGAAAGAAATGGGGAGTTCCACTACAAGGAATGCTGTCTCAACTGAATTCGAGAAAAGCTTATCTAATCAAAGGGAGCGATCCATGGAATTGAACAGTGAAGGCCTTGAG GGGCTAGTTCCACGGGCTAAACTGTTGCTAACACTTGGAGGAACTTTCTTCCTTGCCTTTTGGCCTTTGATCCTTTTAACTATCGCATTCTTTTCCGCCCTCTACCTT TATTTTGGACCATCATTCATTCATAACGGAAATAAGACATCAGTTTCCCTGCCGCAATACATCGACCCTTACGAACTTCTGGAAGATGAAAGGATTTCTGAAACAGCCCCTCGTTTAAATTGA
- the LOC121224622 gene encoding phytosulfokines yields the protein MSCKVCAFCMILFLLFFTLSSAAAASRPLQHPNPSTPIQTQNPDTETKRGEVADDICRGIKEEEEEECLMRRTLAAHVDYIYTQKANP from the exons ATGAGTTGCAAGGTCTGCGCCTTCTGCATGATCCTCTTCCTTCTCTTCTTCACACTATCTTCTGCAGCTGCTGCCTCTCGCCCACTTCAGCATCCCAATCCCAGTACCCCAATCCAAACCCAGAATCCG GATACGGAAACAAAGAGGGGTGAAGTGGCTGATGATATCTGCCGAGgaattaaagaagaagaagaagaagaatgctTGATGAGAAGAACACTTGCAGCTCACGTTGATTATATCTACACCCAGAAAGCAAACCCTTGA